The sequence CGCATGGTGCAATTGAGCACCTGGGACTCATGCTGGTATTGCCGATGCCACCCCCCAAAAACGCGATTGTTGCTTAGTCTTTCAAGCGACATGGACACCCCCTTAAAAGTGAACAACGCTGCGGATGCTTTCACCCTTATGCATCAGATCAAAGGCTTCATTGATCGCATCCAGTTCCATGGTATGGGTAATAAAGTCGTCGAGTTTAAATTCCCCGGCCAGGTATTGTTCTACGATACCCGGTAGTTCGCTGCGTCCCTTAACCCCACCAAAGGCAGTACCCCGCCAGACACGCCCGGTTACCAGCTGAAAAGGTCGTGTACTGATCTCCTGACCGGCACCGGCGACCCCGATGATGACCGACTCCCCCCAGCCTTTGTGGCAACACTCCAGAGCCGAGCGCATCACGTTCACATTACCGATGCACTCAAAGGAGTAGTCCACACCGCCATCCGTAAGCTCAACGATCACTTCTTGAATGGGCTTGTCGTAATCGGCCGGGTTAACGCAGTCGGTCGCACCCAGTTTCCGGGCCAGGTCAAATTTACGGGTATTGAGATCGATCGCAATAATTCGCCCCGCCTTGGCCATGGCGGCGCCAATAATGGCGGAGAGACCAATCCCGCCAAGACCAAAGATGGCCACGGTATCGCCCGCTTCCACTTTTGCCGTATTGAGCACCGCGCCCATGCCGGTGGTGACACCGCAACCGAGCAAACACACCTCTTCCAGTGGCGCTTGCGGGTTCACCTTGGCCAGGGAGATCTCCGGCAACACGGTGTATTCGGAAAAGGTAGAGCACCCCATATAGTGATAGATCGGCTTACCATTGAGGGAAAATCGTGTAGTGCCGTCGGGCATCAGGCCCTTGCCCTGGGTTTCACGAATCTTTTGGCACAGGTTGGTTTTTCCAGACGTACAAAATTTACACTCGCCGCACTCGGGGGTGTAGAGGGGAATCACATGGTCACCCACCGCCACGCTGGTCACGCCCTCGCCCACCTGCTCGACAATGCCCCCACCCTCGTGACCGAGAATAGCCGGCCAAACCGCTTCCGGATCTTCCCCGGACAGGGTGAAAGCATCGGTATGGCAAACACCGCTGGCCACAACACGTATTAATACCTCACCCGCCTGGGGAGGCATCACATCCACTTCTTCAATCGACAGAGGCTGATTGGGGCCCCAGGCGACCGCTGCGCGTGATTTAATCATTCCAATATCTCCTTGCTGTTAAGCTCGTATTCGAGGCTATCGACAGAGCCGGCTATCGTTCAACGAAGCATACGATGAGTGTAGATAAAGCGATCATAAAAACGAATCCAAGCCGGTAAGTACTATTCGGTCGCTGCCTACAATATGTGGGGTGGCTACCGAGGTCAGTTACGATAAATGGTTTCAATCAAATGGTAACCGAAACGGGTTTTAACGGGCCCATGTACGGTTAAAACGGCTTT comes from Aestuariirhabdus haliotis and encodes:
- a CDS encoding S-(hydroxymethyl)glutathione dehydrogenase/class III alcohol dehydrogenase, whose protein sequence is MKSRAAVAWGPNQPLSIEEVDVMPPQAGEVLIRVVASGVCHTDAFTLSGEDPEAVWPAILGHEGGGIVEQVGEGVTSVAVGDHVIPLYTPECGECKFCTSGKTNLCQKIRETQGKGLMPDGTTRFSLNGKPIYHYMGCSTFSEYTVLPEISLAKVNPQAPLEEVCLLGCGVTTGMGAVLNTAKVEAGDTVAIFGLGGIGLSAIIGAAMAKAGRIIAIDLNTRKFDLARKLGATDCVNPADYDKPIQEVIVELTDGGVDYSFECIGNVNVMRSALECCHKGWGESVIIGVAGAGQEISTRPFQLVTGRVWRGTAFGGVKGRSELPGIVEQYLAGEFKLDDFITHTMELDAINEAFDLMHKGESIRSVVHF